Proteins from a single region of Schistocerca gregaria isolate iqSchGreg1 chromosome 3, iqSchGreg1.2, whole genome shotgun sequence:
- the LOC126356349 gene encoding cuticle protein 16.5-like isoform X2, which translates to MYKLVILPLLFAAVSAGYLGGVAVAPAAVAAPAIAAPVAYAAPAIAAAPALAVAPALRAAPLALAAPAIAAPLPYAAAAPILKIH; encoded by the exons ATGTACAAGCTG GTGATCCTGCCCCTGCTGTTCGCCGCCGTGTCGGCCGGCTACCTGGGAGGCGTGGCCGTGGCGCCAGCggccgtcgccgcccccgccatcgccgcccccgtcgcctacgccgcccccgccatcgccgccgcccccgccttgGCCGTGGCCCCCGCTCTGCGCGCCGCCCCTCTGGCTctcgccgcccccgccatcgccgcTCCTCTGCCCTACGCAGCTGCGGCACCGATCCTCAAGATCCACTGA
- the LOC126356353 gene encoding cuticle protein 16.5-like, giving the protein MYKLVILPLLFAAVSAGYLGGVAVAPAAVAAPAIAAPVAYAAPAIAAAPALAVAPALRAAPLALAAPAIAAPLPYAAAAPILKIH; this is encoded by the exons ATGTACAAGCTG GTGATCCTGCCCCTGCTGTTCGCCGCCGTGTCGGCCGGCTACCTGGGAGGCGTGGCCGTGGCGCCAGCAgccgtcgccgcccccgccatcgccgcccccgtcgcctacgccgcccccgccatcgccgccgcccccgccttgGCCGTGGCCCCCGCTCTGCGCGCCGCCCCTCTGGCTCTCGCAGCCCCCGCCATCGCCGCTCCTCTGCCCTACGCAGCTGCGGCACCGATCCTCAAGATCCACTGA
- the LOC126356349 gene encoding cuticle protein 16.5-like isoform X3, which produces MYKLVILPLLFAAVSAGYLGGVAVAPAAVAAPAIAAPVAYAAPAIAAAPALAVAPALRAAPLALAAPAIAAPLPYAAAAPILKIH; this is translated from the coding sequence GTGATCCTGCCCCTGCTGTTCGCCGCCGTGTCGGCCGGCTACCTGGGAGGCGTGGCCGTGGCGCCAGCggccgtcgccgcccccgccatcgccgcccccgtcgcctacgccgcccccgccatcgccgccgcccccgccttgGCCGTGGCCCCCGCTCTGCGCGCCGCCCCTCTGGCTctcgccgcccccgccatcgccgcTCCTCTGCCCTACGCAGCTGCGGCACCGATCCTCAAGATCCACTGA